One genomic segment of Pogoniulus pusillus isolate bPogPus1 chromosome 21, bPogPus1.pri, whole genome shotgun sequence includes these proteins:
- the TMEM170B gene encoding transmembrane protein 170B, producing the protein MKVEAGDNSMINLSVQQVLSLWAHGTVLRNLTEMWYWVFLWALFSSLFVHGAVGVLMFVMLQRHRQGRLISVIVVSIGFLGSVTGAMITSAAVAGIYRVAGKNMAPLEALVFGVGQTVLTLIISFSRILATL; encoded by the exons ATGAAGGTGGAAGCGGGAGACAACTCTATGATCAACCTGTCAGTGCAGCAAGTGCTGAGTCTCTGGGCTCACGGCACCGTCCTCCGCAACCTCACCG AGATGTGGTACTGGGTTTTCCTCTgggctctcttctcctctctctttgtcCATGGTGCTGTGGGAGTACTAATGTTTGTGATGCTGCAGAGGCATAGGCAGGGGAGGCTGATTTCTGTCATTGTGGTCAGCATTGGATTTCTGGGTTCTGTAACTGGAGCAATGATAACCa GTGCTGCAGTAGCTGGAATTTACAGAGTAGCAGGAAAGAATATGGCTCCCCTAGAAGCTCTTGTCTTTGGTGTTGGACAGACAGTACTGACTCTAATTATCTCATTTTCAAGAATTCTTGCAACACTTTGA